A single Muntiacus reevesi chromosome 9, mMunRee1.1, whole genome shotgun sequence DNA region contains:
- the ARFIP2 gene encoding arfaptin-2: MTDGILGKAATMEIPIHGNGEAGQLPEDDGLEQDLQQVMVSGPNLNETSIVSGGYGGSGDGLIPTGSGRHPSHNATPAGPGDEVARGIAGEKFDIVKKWGINTYKCTKQLLSERFGRGSRTVDLELELQIELLRETKRKYESVLQLGRALTAHLYSLLQTQHALGDAFADLSQKSPELQEEFGYNAETQKLLCKNGETLLGAVNFFVSSINTLVTKTMEDTLMTVKQYEAARLEYDAYRTDLEELSLGPRDAGTRGRLESAQATFQAHRDKYEKLRGDVAIKLKFLEENKIKVMHKQLLLFHNAVSAYFAGNQKQLEQTLQQFNIKLRPPGAEKPSWLEEQ; encoded by the exons ATGACGGACGGGATCCTAGGGAAGGCAGCCACAATGGAGATCCCCATCCATGGGAACGGTGAAGCTGGGCAGCTTCCTGAGGATGATGGGCTGGAGCAG GACCTCCAGCAGGTGATGGTGTCAGGACCCAACCTCAATGAAACCAGCATTGTGTCTGGTGGCTATGGGGGCTCTGGTGATGGACTCATCCCCACAG GGTCTGGCCGCCATCCATCTCACAATGCTACTCCTGCTGGCCCTGGAGATGAGGTGGCTCGGGGCATCGCTGGAGAGAAGTTCGACATCGTCAAGAAATGGGGCATCAATACATACAAG TGCACAAAGCAGCTGTTATCAGAGCGATTTGGCCGAGGCTCCCGGACTGTGGACCTGGAGCTGGAGCTGCAGATCGAGCTGCTGCGTGAGACGAAGCGCAAGTATGAGAGTGTCCTGCAGCTGGGCCGGGCGCTGACAGCCCACCTCTACAGCCTGCTGCAGACCCAGCATGCACTGGGGGACGCCTTTGCTGACCTCAGCCAGAAGTCCCCAGAGCTCCAG GAGGAATTTGGCTACAATGCAGAGACGCAGAAGCTGCTGTGCAAGAACGGAGAGACATTGCTAGGGGCTGTGAACTTCTTTGTCTCTAGCATCAACACATTGGTAACCAAGACCATGGAAGACACTCTCATGACTGTCAAACAGTATGAGGCTGCCAG gctggAATATGATGCCTACCGGACAGACTTAGAGGAGCTGAGCCTAGGCCCCCGGGATGCAGGGACGCGTGGTCGACTCGAGAGTGCCCAGGCCACTTTCCAGGCCCATCGGGACAAATATGAGAAGCTGCGGGGAGATGTGGCCATCAAGCTGAAGTTCCTGGAAGAAAACAAG ATCAAGGTGATGCACAAGCAACTGCTGCTCTTCCACAATGCCGTGTCCGCCTACTTTGCTGGGAACCAGAAACAACTGGAACAGACCCTGCAGCAGTTCAACATCAAGCTGCGGCCTCCAGGCGCTGAGAAGCCCTCCTGGCTAGAGGAGCAGTGA
- the TIMM10B gene encoding mitochondrial import inner membrane translocase subunit Tim10 B: MEQQQQQQQQQLRNLRDFLLVYNRMTELCFQRCVPSLHHRALDAEEEACLHSCAGKLIHSNHRLMAAYVQLMPALVQRRMADYEAASAVPHAAAEQPETSPSGSSPSANLGKGGAG, translated from the exons ATGgagcagcaacaacagcagcagcagcagcaattgagAAAC CTGCGGGACTTCCTTTTGGTCTACAATCGGATGACGGAACTCTGCTTCCAGCGCTGCGTGCCCAGCCTGCACCACCGAGCTCTGGATGCTGAGGAG GAGGCCTGTCTGCACAGCTGTGCCGGGAAGCTGATCCATTCTAATCACCGCCTCATGGCCGCCTACGTGCAGCTCATGCCTGCCCTGGTACAGCGCCGCATGGCAGACTACGAGGCTGCCTCAGCTGTGCCACATGCTGCTGCTGAACAACCCGAAACCTCACCATCCGGCAGCTCGCCATCCGCAAACCTCGGGAAAGGAGGCGCTGGATGA